GCTGTGTATTTTTTGCCGGTGGTGAGGTTGGTGATCACGCCGGTGTCCGCGTCAACCGCGAGCTCTTCTCCCTCGTTCACCTCAGCCGCCGCCTCGGGCGATTCAAAGATGGGCAGGCCGATATTGAAAGCATTGCGGTAAAAAATCCTGGCAAAGGTGCCGGCAATGACGCAGGATACCCCGGCGGCCTTAATCGAGATAGGGGCGTGCTCCCTGGAACTGCCGCACCCGAAATTTTTCCCGGCCACAATGATGTCACCGGGCCGCACCTTGGCAGGAAAGCCGGGGTCGGCGTCTTCCATACAGTGTTTTG
This region of Pelotomaculum schinkii genomic DNA includes:
- the leuD gene encoding 3-isopropylmalate dehydratase small subunit; this encodes MELKGKAWKFGADVDTDAIIPARYLNTSDPGELAKHCMEDADPGFPAKVRPGDIIVAGKNFGCGSSREHAPISIKAAGVSCVIAGTFARIFYRNAFNIGLPIFESPEAAAEVNEGEELAVDADTGVITNLTTGKKYTATPVPPFMQQIIAAGGLINYVKEKVK